From the Vibrio ziniensis genome, the window CTCTTCATCGACTCTATTTGAAGCCAAAAATGGTCAAGGTCCTTTTGAAAAGACCGGCGCTTTAGATGTCGCAGCTATTTCATATCTTTACCCAGCCGTTCTACAAATCGCGACTATTGATAATAACGGCATCAACTCATTTAAAGACCTTGTAGGTAAACGCGTAAGTATGGGGCCTCCAGGGAGTAATGCTGCTGTTATTGCAACGCGATTACTTGAAGAATACGGTGTCTACGGCGTTATCGTTCCTCGTTTTCTTTCATACACTGAAGGGGTTAAAGCACTAGTGAATGGTCAGGTAGACGCGACGGTCGTGCTTGCTGGTGCACCAACGTCATCACTTATCGACTTAGATTCTCAGGTAGATATGAAGCTTCTGTCTGCAGATGAAGATAAGGTCAATAACATGATCAAGAAATACCCTTTCTATCAAGTTGCCCAGTTGAAAGAAGGGACTTATCCAGACGTTAAACAACCCGTTACCGTGATCAATGACCCAGCGATTCTATTCACTAGTGGAAAAGAAGATCAGACTAAGGTTTACAACATTACTAACGCGATTTTCTCTCATCTAGACGAATTGAGTCAGGTGCATCCACAAGCTAAGTCTATTCAGCTAGATACAGCACCGAACACACCTATTGCTTTACACCCTGGTGCGCAAAAGTACTTTGATCAAGCAAAAGCTAACTAGAGGCACTCCTTATGAAGCAGACAACCTTTGCGAGTCTGCTTCTTCCAACTGATTATTTAGGTCGGAAGGAGCAGCTAGTTGTTTCCATAGTATTCAGCGTATTAGCTGTCAGTATCGCCGGTCTTGTGCTGTATGGAGCATATTACGGCGGTATCACAGCTCTGCTTTTACGTTCTTCGTTTTTCTCCCTCGTCGCTTGTGCCGCTATGATGTTCTATGCAGCGAAGCAACGATCATCTCTCGTACGAGGGAGCTTTTATCTCTTGTCGTTGATAGCGTTAATTCCCGGTCCTTATCTGTGGAATACTTATATCGACATCATCATGCGTGGCGCCATGTCTGTACCCGATGATATCTGGGTATTTTTAGCGCTAGTTTTAGTCGTGTTTGTATTTGTAAAGCTCGCGGTTGGTTATACGTTAGTGATACTCATGACCACAGCATTTCTCTACGCGCATTTTGGCTATTTGATCCCGGGTCAGTATGGACATGGCGGTTACGATCTTAATCGTCTAACCTCAACGCTGTTACTATCAACCGAAGGGGTTTATGGCGTACCGATGGGCGTTGCCGTTGAATACATCTTCTTGTTTGGTCTGTTTGGCGCCATCTTAACCAAAATCGGTACTGGTGAAGTCTTCGTGGATATTGCACGTGGGTTAACGGGTCGTGTGCAAGGTGGCCCAGGTCTGTCTGCCGCACTTTCCAGTGCTTTACTTGGCTCATTAAACGGAAGCGCCGTTGCTAACGTTGTTACCACGGGTACTTTCACAATTCCTTTGATGAAACGTGTCGGCTACAGTCCAAAGCTCGCAGGAGCGATAGAAGCCGCTGCCTCTTCTGCTGGTCAAATCATGCCACCTGTTATGGGCGCTGCTGCTTTCCTTATGGCAGAAATGATCGGTATTCCGTATGCGGAAGTGGCGTTAGCGGCATTAGTACCAGCGCTACTCTATATTCTGGCATTAATGGTCTCCGTACGTTTGGAAGCCGGTCGTTTAAATCTTCAACCGGACACGGAAGCGGGTTGGGAGCTGCTTAAAGCCACATTAAAATCTAAAAGCTATTTGTTGCTACCTCTGTTCGCCTTAGTAGGATTGATGATTGCAGGTAAATCACCAACGCAAGCGGCTGTTATTGGTATTGTGGTTGGCCTTGCAATTAGTCCTTGGAAAAAAGCGACTCGTGTTAACTGGATTGACTTAATTGAATCTTGCAAAGAGACACTGACAAACACGCTACCGATCGTTGCTGCGGTTGCTTCAGCTGGTATTGTGATTGGCATTCTCAACCTAACGGGTATGGGATTAATGGTGTCGGGTTTGATCATTGAAGTCGGTGACGGAAACCTATGGAGTGTTCTGCTGTTAACTGCTCTAGCCTCATTCATATTAGGGATGGGATTGCCAACTTCAGCAGCGTATTTGTTACTTGCAGTGTTGGTTGCTCCGGCGATGACGCAGCTAGGAATGGAAACACTCTCTGCACACATGTTCATCTTCTACTTTGGCTTGGTGTCAGCAATCACACCACCTGTAGCACTAGCAGCTTATGCAGCAGCCACTATTTCTGGAGCTTCTGCAAATGAAACAGCTGTCGAGTCGATGCGATTGGGTTTTGTTAAGTTACTGGTGCCGTTCCTGTTCGTCACCATGCCGGGAATTCTGTTGATAGGTGATTCACTGAGTATCTTTATCGCAATTACCCTCGCGTCACTAGCAACAGTTTCTATGAGCATTGGTTTCTCTGGTTGGTTGGGTATTCCATTAACTTGGGCAAAACGATTCGGCTTTGTTATTGCAGCAGTGCTGATTGCATGGCCAGAAGCGGCCAGCAATTTCGATACTCATATCGTTGTCCTCCGCCTGACAGGTTTAGCTGTATTTATCGCACTTAGCTTTGTGCTAAGTCCGCTTTGCAAGAGATGCAAAACCCAAACAGCTTAAACAAGATTACAGAGATAAGTAAAAGGCACCCTAAGGTGCCTTTTTGATTAATGGTGATTTAAATTTTACTTCAAGCTCAAATATCAGCTGCTTAACCTGTTGTCAGGACTTGCTTTTTAACGTGTTAAACGAGCCAACATTCGATTTGCTTTACTGATGAAACTTTTCGCTGCTTTTTCAGGAGTTGATTCACCGTAGTCAATCGCTTGAAGTTCTTCACTGAAAATATCGATTAACTGCGCATTGTCGGTGTACGGCGTTGAGGCGATTATTTGAGGTAAAGATAGTGCTTGCTGGTAACCAGCAAACGCTAAATTAGATTCGTCTAGTGTGCCTTCACTCTTAAGTACCTTCATACCTGAACTGCTCAACGGTATACCACGAGTTAATCCCAATGCTTTGATACCATCCGTGTCGTTAAGCAGGAAGTTTATTAGTTTAGCCGCTTCTGCAGGATGCTTGGAATTTCTCCCCACTGAAAACATCATTGACGGACGAGATAGCAGACCTGCGTCTTTAGCACCTTTAGCCATCGGGTAAGGAGCTAGGTCTAAAGTTAGATTGTCTGTATATTTTGTGATAGCGGAATCCCACATATATACGCCTCCAAACTCGCCACTGAGCCATGGGCGCATTTCGTACAAATTCGCTTTACCATAAGAAGCAAACTCTTTAGTCGATGGGAATACATGATTATTCACTTGCTGTACATACAGTTTGAAGAAACTGGTCATCTCTTCAGGAGTGAAGTTAATTTTTCCATCTGTCGACAATATGTCTTTGTTCATGGTTTGAATCATGTATGAACGATTCATCGCAAACACGTCATGCGCTTCCAAAACAATTGGGAAATATTTGTCACCGAGTTTCGATTGGAAAGCTTTACCCGCAGCCATGAGTTCATCCCAGTTATTGGGATAAGCTACTCCTGCCTTCGTCCAAGTGTCGTGATTGTAAAAGAAAACGCGTGAAGTCATGCTAACTGGAATACCGTTTAACTTATCGCCAAACGTTACTGTGTTTAACGCCGCCGGTGCAAAGTTTTCTAAAGCGATTTCAGGTTTGACCTTTTTAAGATCATAAAAACCATTACCGTCTTTAGAAAAGATTGGCATCCAGTTTAAATTTGTTTGCATAACATCTGGTTCAGTGTTTCCCGCAATCTGTGTTGTTAAGCGAGTCAATGCCCCATCCCATCCAGTGTATTCAGCTTTTACTTTTATATCAGGATGGGCAGCTTCAAATCGCTCAATAGCTGCATTTGTTGCTTGATGTCGTTCGTTCCCTCCCCACCAAGACATTCGCAGTTCAATCTCTGCAAACGCACTCGCAGATATAATGGCTAATGTTAATGACGTAACGGTCGTTACCAATTTAGTTTTCATGAACTCGTCCTTATTTCCATTACACAATTATTTCACGTACATTTACCATATTAATATTGCCTATAACTAATACAGAAAACATTAATATCTTTTATTAAAAATAACTATCACTTGACTATATAAATATCATTATCTTTATTCCAAACATTACTATCAGAGTTTTCTCGGATTACCTTTAAGTTATTAACCTCAAATTCAGTAACACCAAAGGAATAAATAGCTGGAATACCATTCTTATATATTTCCACACCAAAAGGTTTTTTTGTTTCAGGATTAATTTTATAGCTATTATCTAGTCCCATCCCTGTGGGTGTATCTGGATTACACGGTGGACGAATATCGTAATAACCAAAATCATCATGATCTGTGTGAATTTGCGTTAATGTTATCCCATTAAATTCGATACCTGACACCGCATGTTCAATTTCACTGTAAAGACTAATCGCCCCATGGCATTCACCAGAAATATTTGAGAAAGTAATATTTTCAATATTCCCCGGTCTAATTGCTGGATCTCGATATCTTACACTGATACCAATTGGCTCAGCTTTTCCCCAATGATGAGGTACACACAAACGACTTTCGAAAATAATATTTGAAAACATCATTTGACGTAGATTTCCACCGTCTCTAGATACCAGTGCAATTGCACGATTCGAATCAAATATGGAAATGTTGCTGACAAGTACACTTTCTACATTGCCGAACGTTTCCGTTCCCACTTTAATTGCAGCCCCACGAGAACGGATTACGCAATTGGTTACTGTCACATGCTTAGTATCCTGGCATCCTTGCACCTTCTTTCTGGTGGTTTTAATGCAAACGCCATCATCCGCCGCGCTAAGGAAACAGTTCGCTATCCGTACATACTGACAACTATCAATATCAATAGAATCCGTGTTGGGTAGATATAGGTGATTGTTTACCTTAACGTTGTCTATAGCAACGTTGCTACAACACACCAAGTGTATAGTCCACATCGGAGAACGCTGGATAGTGAAGTCATTAAGTGTGACATTGTCACACCCTTCCAACACAAGCATTCTTGGGCGCTCAACTTTAGGCATACGATAGCCAGCGTCATCAGCATGTTGAGAGAACCATTTTGAATCTTGACCTTCTATCAAACCTTTACCGCAGATCTTGATGTTACTTTTCCCCTTAGCATACAGAAGAGCCCGATAAGAAAGTTCAGCCATAGACTGTGTAGTGATGTGGTAATAGTCTTCAATGTTTTCACTTGCAACAATCTCAGCGCCAGCCTCTAAACTCAGCACTAGATTGGATGGCAAACTGAGACTTGCACATAAGTATCGACCTGCAGGGATTCTTAACTCTCCGCCTCCAGCAGATTGAATGGCATCAAGTTTTTTTTGTATTTGTTCCGTGACTAAGTTTTCTGCAGAACGACATATTTCTGGGTCATCTAGATATATAAACATTTATTTTCTTACCTTAATAGCTATAATCAAAATCTCGATATTCGTCATGTGCTTATAAAAATGAAAAAAGTGCCAAATTTTTTGATGGAATTAAATACTCAATTCATATGGGATTGGAATTGGTTTACCAATTGCGTGTCCCACGCAGAACAATTTGGTTACACAGGCATAATTATTCACCAGCAAGAACTACTCTCTATTATTGTTTCTCCATCAAAAACTTCTGTTCATGCGCATAACGAGAATTTAATTCATCAGAGAAACCACGCACTTCATTATTTAAAAAGAATTTCCGAATATCTATCGAATAGAAAACTCTCATTTTGGCTTCAAGGTGAAGCAACCCCACAAGATGATATAGTCAATCGAAAATTTCCTGAATTTAATTCAGACAACCCTTTTAATGATAATTTTTGGACAGAGTTTTATTCATCGTTCCTAAATTCTATCTTTAATTATGTACCCAAATTTGATGGCATAATTCTGAGTTTAACTATGCCCGACTTTCAGCCTGATAATTGGCATGACTCGTTGCATCAAATGTGGCAGCAGCTGCGTCAGCAAGGAAAAAAGCTCGTACTGCGAGATTTTATCGACACCGGTTGGCCAAGACGCCAACTTCCTTTAATTCTTTCTAAACTACCAAACGATGTCAGAGCATCTTTCAAACCAACAGAGTTAGATTTCCATCCTGGGTTCGCAAACCATCCACACATTGATATGGTGCCAAATAACAAGAAATGGCTCGAATATGATTTGTGGGGCACAGGATACGGTTGGTCATTTCTCCCTTGTTACTTATCCGATGAGATCCAACAGCGTATTAACTGGGCAATGAGTCTTGAAGGTGAAGGCATAGAAGCCATTACAACCCGAGTGTGTTGGCAATGGATGCCCAGCAGAACAACCTTTGACTCTATAAACCTTATTAATCTGATTGGATTAAGCCTCTTTCACTCTGGTGAAGAAAACCTAAATACACAACTGGAGACCGATTGGCTCAAAATGTCCGGTGTGCATTTTCAATCTTCAATTGATAAACAACTTTTCTTCAATTCTATTCGCTCAAGTCACTCTTGGTTTATGAGTACTCCTAACATTCTTGGGCGTCGTTTACATTATCAAAGTCAGATTCCTCAAAGCCTTGCTCACGCCCGTCAATTAATGCACATGGATACTCGTAGTGCCAGATGGCAACTCTCTTTTGAGCCATTTTTGCCAGCAGACGACAAAGCGACTGGGCAGAAACAACGAGAACTTGTCTCTCTAGAGAAGGAAAATGCATCCTTCATTGCTCACTCTGAACTGCATCGTTTAATAGCTATGAAACCGACTGTCTTTGATCCTCATGGCTATTTCGAACAAGCTTTGGATGCTTGGAAAATTGCCAACATCTATAGCGAAATGTTCACTGCGGTATCACTCTCAACGACAGAAGCTATCTGGAAAGAGCAGTATGAATCTACCAATGGTAGTACCTCCAATCAGCAGCTTAAATCGCAAAATGAACTTCTAATACTCGCTGACAAATTAGATCATTTCTGCCAATCACGTAATGCACCGACTGAATTGACTTTACCTTTATTGCTCAGCGCAGAACGACTAGCCGACTTTGCCTATTCACTCACCATCAGTCCGTGATTAATAAGTTATCTCACCACATTCTTTTTTGCATAATCACCATTGAGTAATTTAGTCGGAAAAAATAACGAACCACTACAAACGTGACCTCAGCCAAAGATTATTAAAGTTTAGTGTTACTGACATCACAGTCACCACTAAAAAAAGTGTGAGTTAAGTAACTTTGGTAGAGAAAGCCGTCTCTATTCGATCGATTTACTATCCTAAATGTAAAAATACGTAAGATTGATGTATCAATATATTTGATGCAGTTAAATTATGAACTAGAAAATATATGAACAGTAATTCAACGTCATAGCTTGTGGTGCATCACACTCCATGCCTGATAGAGGACTTTATGAAACCAATTCACGCGCTTACCTTTTCACTTCTTGCCGCCACTCTCTTTTTAACTGGATGCGAATCTAAAGCCCCTGAAACTACAGGTGCAGAGTATGTAGCACTTTATGAAGAGGCTAACGCACTTGGTAAAGATACCGAAGCACTCTCCTACCTTAAAAAGGCGGCTGAAACGGGAGATGCAACTGCGGAATCTCGTCTTGGAGACGCTTATTTGCATCAGCGTTACGGTCTGAACAACCCAACACTAGGCTTTACCTATGTGCAAAGCGCAGCGGAAAAAGGCGAAGCCAGAGCCATGACCAATTTAGGGATTCTTTATCTAAATGGTGAAGTAGTTGAACAAAACTACCCCCTCGCTTATCAGTGGTTCGAAAAAGCACATGCCAGTGGGGATATGAAAGCTCCACGCTATTTAGGGATCATTTATGAAAAGGGATTGGGCAAAACTCCAGACTATGTAAAAGCATCTACTTTTTATAAAGCCGCTGCGGATAAAGGTGACATTACCTCTCAGTACAATCTGGCACATCTTTATGAAGCTGGCTTAGGTGTGGACCAGAGCTGGACTAAGGCGATAGATCTTTATGAACAATCAGCTACTCGAGGGGATATCATCAGCATGCCAGCAATGGTTGCAC encodes:
- a CDS encoding TAXI family TRAP transporter solute-binding subunit gives rise to the protein MKKNILLATALAAALTSTFSLAADRISIGTGGTGGLFYVIGAGVAETLNKHLDDTTARAEVTGASVENNHRVAAGQMTLGLSSSSTLFEAKNGQGPFEKTGALDVAAISYLYPAVLQIATIDNNGINSFKDLVGKRVSMGPPGSNAAVIATRLLEEYGVYGVIVPRFLSYTEGVKALVNGQVDATVVLAGAPTSSLIDLDSQVDMKLLSADEDKVNNMIKKYPFYQVAQLKEGTYPDVKQPVTVINDPAILFTSGKEDQTKVYNITNAIFSHLDELSQVHPQAKSIQLDTAPNTPIALHPGAQKYFDQAKAN
- a CDS encoding TRAP transporter permease — its product is MKQTTFASLLLPTDYLGRKEQLVVSIVFSVLAVSIAGLVLYGAYYGGITALLLRSSFFSLVACAAMMFYAAKQRSSLVRGSFYLLSLIALIPGPYLWNTYIDIIMRGAMSVPDDIWVFLALVLVVFVFVKLAVGYTLVILMTTAFLYAHFGYLIPGQYGHGGYDLNRLTSTLLLSTEGVYGVPMGVAVEYIFLFGLFGAILTKIGTGEVFVDIARGLTGRVQGGPGLSAALSSALLGSLNGSAVANVVTTGTFTIPLMKRVGYSPKLAGAIEAAASSAGQIMPPVMGAAAFLMAEMIGIPYAEVALAALVPALLYILALMVSVRLEAGRLNLQPDTEAGWELLKATLKSKSYLLLPLFALVGLMIAGKSPTQAAVIGIVVGLAISPWKKATRVNWIDLIESCKETLTNTLPIVAAVASAGIVIGILNLTGMGLMVSGLIIEVGDGNLWSVLLLTALASFILGMGLPTSAAYLLLAVLVAPAMTQLGMETLSAHMFIFYFGLVSAITPPVALAAYAAATISGASANETAVESMRLGFVKLLVPFLFVTMPGILLIGDSLSIFIAITLASLATVSMSIGFSGWLGIPLTWAKRFGFVIAAVLIAWPEAASNFDTHIVVLRLTGLAVFIALSFVLSPLCKRCKTQTA
- a CDS encoding ABC transporter substrate-binding protein; translated protein: MKTKLVTTVTSLTLAIISASAFAEIELRMSWWGGNERHQATNAAIERFEAAHPDIKVKAEYTGWDGALTRLTTQIAGNTEPDVMQTNLNWMPIFSKDGNGFYDLKKVKPEIALENFAPAALNTVTFGDKLNGIPVSMTSRVFFYNHDTWTKAGVAYPNNWDELMAAGKAFQSKLGDKYFPIVLEAHDVFAMNRSYMIQTMNKDILSTDGKINFTPEEMTSFFKLYVQQVNNHVFPSTKEFASYGKANLYEMRPWLSGEFGGVYMWDSAITKYTDNLTLDLAPYPMAKGAKDAGLLSRPSMMFSVGRNSKHPAEAAKLINFLLNDTDGIKALGLTRGIPLSSSGMKVLKSEGTLDESNLAFAGYQQALSLPQIIASTPYTDNAQLIDIFSEELQAIDYGESTPEKAAKSFISKANRMLARLTR
- a CDS encoding glycoside hydrolase family 28 protein translates to MFIYLDDPEICRSAENLVTEQIQKKLDAIQSAGGGELRIPAGRYLCASLSLPSNLVLSLEAGAEIVASENIEDYYHITTQSMAELSYRALLYAKGKSNIKICGKGLIEGQDSKWFSQHADDAGYRMPKVERPRMLVLEGCDNVTLNDFTIQRSPMWTIHLVCCSNVAIDNVKVNNHLYLPNTDSIDIDSCQYVRIANCFLSAADDGVCIKTTRKKVQGCQDTKHVTVTNCVIRSRGAAIKVGTETFGNVESVLVSNISIFDSNRAIALVSRDGGNLRQMMFSNIIFESRLCVPHHWGKAEPIGISVRYRDPAIRPGNIENITFSNISGECHGAISLYSEIEHAVSGIEFNGITLTQIHTDHDDFGYYDIRPPCNPDTPTGMGLDNSYKINPETKKPFGVEIYKNGIPAIYSFGVTEFEVNNLKVIRENSDSNVWNKDNDIYIVK